GTGTACGCCTCAAGCAAGGCTTGATGGAAGAATCCACGGTGTTTTCCGAAGACCCCGCCGCGACGGCACAGCATTGGCTTGATCAGGGCGCGCGTCGCCTGCATCTGGTCGATCTGAACGGTGCATTTGCCGGCAAACCTAAAAACGAAGCGGCGGTGCGCAGCATTATCGCCTCGGTCGGCAGCGATGTGCCGGTGCAACTGGGCGGCGGTATCCGCGATCTGGAAACGATTGAACGTTATCTGGATCTGGGGGTGACCTACATCATCGTCGGTACCGCTGCTGTCAAGGTGCCGGGTTTTCTGCACGAGGCGTGCGATGCGTTTCCGGGTCACATCATGGTGGGGTTGGATGCCAAGGGCGGCAAAGTTGCGGTGAACGGCTGGTCAAAACTCACAGGCCACGACGTAGCGGATCTTGCCAAGCGCTTTGAAGATTACGGTGTTGAGGCGATTATTTACACCGATATCGGCCGCGATGGCATGCTCTCGGGCGTCAACATCGAAGCAACGGTTGAACTGGCGCGTCCATTGCATGTGCCTGTCATCGCCAGCGGCGGTATCACCAATCTGGATGACGTGCGAAAATTGTGCGCCGTGCAGGGTGAAGGCATCACGGGTGCCATCACAGGCCGCGCGATTTACGAAGGCACACTGGATTTTCGTGCGGCGCAGGCTTTGGCCGACGAACTGACACCTCGACTGTAATGCTGGCTAAACGCATTATTCCCTGTCTGGATGTGACGCGCGGGCGCGTCGTGAAAGGCGTGAGCTTTGTCGAGTTGCGCGATGCAGGGGATCCGGTCGAGATCGCTAAACGCTACGACGAGCAGGGCGCAGACGAGTTGACCTTTCTCGATATCACCGCCAGTTCGGACGATAGAGGCATTATTTTTCGCATCATCGAACAGGTTGCCTCTCAGGTATTTATTCCTCTGACCGTCGGCGGCGGCGTGCGCGAGGTGTCCGATGTGCGCAATCTGCTCAATGCGGGTGCGGACAAGGTCAGCATCAATACCTCGGCCGTACTCAATCCGCAGTTGGTGGCAGATGCGGCCAGCCGTTACGGTTCTCAATGCATCGTGGTCGCGATCGATGCCAAGCAGGTGGAACCCGGTCGCTGGGAAGTCTTTACCCATGGCGGGCGAAAAGCCACCGGGCTTGATGTCGTCGAGTGGGCTGCTAAAATGCAGCAGCTGGGTGCGGGGGAAATCTTGCTGACCAGTATGGATCGCGACGGGCAAAAAAAGGGTTTTGATCTGGCATTAACGCGTCTTGTGACGAACGCGCTGGAAATCCCGGTCATCGCGAGCGGCGGCGTGGGCAACCTGCAGCATTTGGCGGACGGCGTGACGCAAGGTGGCGCGGATGCGGTGCTGGCGGCGAGCATCTTCCATTTCGGTGAATACACTGTCCAGCAGGCTAAGCAATTTATGGCGACGCAAGGCATCGAGGTCAGGCTATGAAACCCGGCATGCAGGATACTGAGCAAAAAAATGAGCCCTGGCTCAAACGGATCAACTGGTCGGATGACGGTCTGATTCCCGCTATTGCGCAGGATGCGCTCACCGGTCGCGTACTGATGGTGGCATGGATGAATCGCGAGGCGCTGTTGCTCACCTGGCAAAAATCCGAGGCGGTTTACTGGTCGCGTTCGCGTCGCAAACTGTGGCATAAGGGTGAGGAATCCGGCCATATCCAGAAGGTGAAAGAAATTCGTCTCGATTGCGATTCGGATGTGATTCTGCTGCAAATCGAGCAGCAGGGCGGCATTGCCTGTCACACCGGTCGCGAGAGTTGCTTCTTTACCCGTCTGGAGCAGGGTGAGTGGTGCGAGGTGGACGAAGTGCTCAAATCCCCTGATGAGATTTACAAAAAATGACAATATTACAAACGCTTACGCAAACCATCGAGTCGCGCAAACTGGCGTCTCCAGATAGCTCCTATGTCGCCAAACTGTTCAGTAAGGGTGAAGATGCCATTTTGAAAAAAATTGGCGAAGAAGCGACGGAAACGATATTAGCCAGCAAAGAAGGCGACAAGGCTCACATCGTTTATGAAACGGCGGATTTGTGGTTTCACTGCATGGTGATGCTGTCCCATCACGGCTTGTCGGCGGACGATGTATTGACCGAGCTGGCGCGCCGGGAGGGCTTGTCCGGGATTACAGAAAAAAACAGCCGAGGTGGAGCGTGAGCGATTGCCTGTTTTGCAAGATAGCCCGCGGCGAGATTCCCTGCCGGAAAGTCTTTGAAGACGACGACGTGCTGGCGTTTCACGATATTAATCCCGCAGCGCCGGTCCACTTTTTGCTAATCCCCAAGCCGCATCTTAACTCACTGGCGGAGGCAGAACCGCGTCACGCGGCGATGCTGGGTAAACTGCTCTTGCTGGCGCCGAAACTTGCCAAAGAGCAGGGCTTGGATGACGGTTTTCGCACGGTGATCAATACGGGGCGCGGCGGTGGTCAGGAAGTCTTTCATCTGCATGTGCATGTCATCGGTGGCGGCAACATTCCGCCTATGGTTAAACGTAGTTAAATATCTAAGGAGTTCGGTATGGGTTCGATGAGTCTTTGGCATTGGTTGATTGTT
Above is a window of Gallionella capsiferriformans ES-2 DNA encoding:
- a CDS encoding phosphoribosyl-ATP diphosphatase; its protein translation is MTILQTLTQTIESRKLASPDSSYVAKLFSKGEDAILKKIGEEATETILASKEGDKAHIVYETADLWFHCMVMLSHHGLSADDVLTELARREGLSGITEKNSRGGA
- a CDS encoding histidine triad nucleotide-binding protein, whose translation is MSDCLFCKIARGEIPCRKVFEDDDVLAFHDINPAAPVHFLLIPKPHLNSLAEAEPRHAAMLGKLLLLAPKLAKEQGLDDGFRTVINTGRGGGQEVFHLHVHVIGGGNIPPMVKRS
- the hisA gene encoding 1-(5-phosphoribosyl)-5-[(5-phosphoribosylamino)methylideneamino]imidazole-4-carboxamide isomerase, encoding MLIIPAIDLKDGHCVRLKQGLMEESTVFSEDPAATAQHWLDQGARRLHLVDLNGAFAGKPKNEAAVRSIIASVGSDVPVQLGGGIRDLETIERYLDLGVTYIIVGTAAVKVPGFLHEACDAFPGHIMVGLDAKGGKVAVNGWSKLTGHDVADLAKRFEDYGVEAIIYTDIGRDGMLSGVNIEATVELARPLHVPVIASGGITNLDDVRKLCAVQGEGITGAITGRAIYEGTLDFRAAQALADELTPRL
- the hisF gene encoding imidazole glycerol phosphate synthase subunit HisF — protein: MLAKRIIPCLDVTRGRVVKGVSFVELRDAGDPVEIAKRYDEQGADELTFLDITASSDDRGIIFRIIEQVASQVFIPLTVGGGVREVSDVRNLLNAGADKVSINTSAVLNPQLVADAASRYGSQCIVVAIDAKQVEPGRWEVFTHGGRKATGLDVVEWAAKMQQLGAGEILLTSMDRDGQKKGFDLALTRLVTNALEIPVIASGGVGNLQHLADGVTQGGADAVLAASIFHFGEYTVQQAKQFMATQGIEVRL
- the hisI gene encoding phosphoribosyl-AMP cyclohydrolase, whose product is MKPGMQDTEQKNEPWLKRINWSDDGLIPAIAQDALTGRVLMVAWMNREALLLTWQKSEAVYWSRSRRKLWHKGEESGHIQKVKEIRLDCDSDVILLQIEQQGGIACHTGRESCFFTRLEQGEWCEVDEVLKSPDEIYKK